Proteins from a genomic interval of Pseudomonadota bacterium:
- the gap gene encoding type I glyceraldehyde-3-phosphate dehydrogenase — translation MTIRVGINGFGRIGRNILRAIHESGRDDISVVALNDLGPVETNAHLLKYDSAHGRFPGAVSVQGSVLDIGSGPIQVLAERDPAKLPWGDLGIDVALECTGIFSKREDAAKHLTAGARKVLISAPGQDADLTVVYGVNHKKLTSAHEVVSNASCTTNCLAPVASVLNETFGIEHGFMTTVHAYTLDQSILDTLHKDLRRARGAGTSMIPTSTGAARAVGLVLPELQGKLDGTAIRVPTANVSMIDLTVVTKRATSAAEINTAMKAAADGPLAGVLGYTEEPLVSVDFNHNPASSTFDSSGTTVIDGTFCRVLSWYDNEWGFSNRMGDVAAVLGGL, via the coding sequence ATGACTATTCGGGTGGGTATCAATGGATTTGGCCGCATTGGCCGCAACATCTTGCGCGCCATTCATGAATCGGGGCGGGACGATATCAGCGTCGTTGCGCTGAATGATTTGGGGCCGGTCGAAACCAATGCCCACCTACTCAAATATGATTCGGCGCATGGCCGCTTTCCGGGCGCCGTTTCGGTGCAGGGCAGTGTGCTCGATATCGGCTCAGGGCCGATCCAGGTGCTTGCCGAGCGCGATCCGGCCAAGCTGCCGTGGGGTGATCTTGGCATCGATGTGGCGCTTGAATGCACCGGCATTTTCTCGAAACGCGAGGATGCGGCCAAGCATCTGACGGCGGGCGCGCGCAAGGTGCTGATCTCAGCGCCGGGGCAAGATGCGGACCTGACGGTCGTGTACGGGGTCAACCACAAAAAGCTGACCTCGGCGCATGAGGTGGTATCGAACGCCTCCTGCACGACCAACTGTCTGGCTCCTGTTGCCAGCGTGCTGAATGAGACGTTCGGCATTGAGCATGGTTTTATGACCACCGTGCATGCCTATACGCTGGATCAATCAATCCTCGACACCCTGCACAAGGATCTGAGGCGCGCACGCGGTGCCGGCACCTCGATGATCCCGACGTCCACCGGTGCTGCGCGGGCTGTTGGACTGGTCCTACCGGAGCTGCAGGGCAAACTCGACGGCACGGCGATTCGTGTGCCAACGGCCAATGTCTCGATGATCGATCTCACGGTTGTCACCAAGCGCGCAACATCGGCGGCGGAAATCAACACCGCCATGAAAGCCGCTGCCGACGGCCCGTTAGCCGGCGTTCTCGGCTATACCGAGGAGCCGCTGGTGTCTGTCGATTTCAACCATAATCCGGCCTCGTCGACCTTCGATTCTAGCGGCACCACGGTGATCGACGGGACGTTTTGTCGCGTGCTCTCCTGGTACGACAATGAATGGGGCTTTTCCAACCGCATGGGCGATGTCGCCGCTGTGCTCGGCGGGCTCTGA
- a CDS encoding alcohol dehydrogenase, translating to MAKMKAIEIGAPGADFELVEREVPEPGAGEVRIKVEACGVCHSDVFVKEGVFPNIDYPRIPGHEVAGRIDKLGAGVQRWQVGARVGVGWHGGHCFHCTPCRGGDFVNCENGVITAISRDGGYAEYMTADVNALAHIPDDLKSAEAAPLLCAGVTTFNSLRNSGARAGDLVAIQGVGGLGHLGIQFAARMGYRTVALSRGRDKENLAKSLGAHDYIDTETEAVGEALKAMGGARVILATAPDAASMTPLVDGLGVDGQVIVVGADAATFATSPIQLIPGRRSIRGWPSGHAKDSEDTLNFSSLSGVRPTIEEFPLERAAEAYARMMANEARFRVVLKIS from the coding sequence ATGGCAAAAATGAAAGCGATTGAGATAGGCGCGCCAGGCGCGGATTTTGAACTGGTCGAACGCGAAGTACCGGAACCCGGTGCCGGCGAAGTCCGCATCAAGGTCGAGGCCTGTGGCGTTTGCCATAGCGATGTATTTGTTAAGGAAGGCGTTTTTCCGAATATCGATTATCCGCGCATCCCTGGGCATGAGGTGGCTGGGCGGATCGACAAGCTCGGCGCAGGCGTTCAGCGTTGGCAAGTCGGTGCGCGGGTCGGCGTCGGCTGGCATGGCGGCCATTGTTTTCACTGCACGCCGTGCCGCGGCGGCGATTTCGTCAATTGCGAGAATGGCGTAATTACCGCGATCAGCCGCGATGGCGGCTACGCGGAATATATGACCGCCGATGTGAACGCCTTGGCGCATATTCCGGACGATCTAAAAAGCGCCGAGGCGGCGCCGCTGCTCTGCGCCGGCGTCACCACCTTCAATTCGCTCCGCAACAGCGGTGCGCGCGCCGGCGACCTGGTCGCCATTCAAGGCGTTGGCGGGCTCGGCCATCTCGGCATTCAATTTGCCGCGCGCATGGGGTATCGCACCGTTGCCCTGTCACGCGGCCGCGATAAGGAGAATCTCGCCAAAAGCCTGGGCGCGCACGACTATATCGATACCGAGACGGAGGCGGTCGGCGAAGCACTCAAGGCGATGGGCGGCGCGCGCGTCATCCTGGCGACCGCGCCCGACGCCGCATCCATGACGCCGCTGGTGGACGGTCTGGGCGTCGACGGCCAGGTCATCGTGGTCGGCGCCGATGCCGCGACCTTTGCCACGTCGCCGATTCAATTGATCCCCGGGCGGCGCTCAATCCGTGGTTGGCCATCGGGCCACGCCAAGGATTCCGAGGATACGCTCAATTTCAGCAGCCTGTCCGGCGTACGCCCGACGATCGAGGAATTTCCGCTTGAGCGCGCGGCGGAAGCTTACGCTCGCATGATGGCCAACGAAGCGCGCTTCCGCGTCGTCTTGAAAATATCCTGA
- a CDS encoding class I fructose-bisphosphate aldolase translates to MKVTQRVRKILANYESDNPGTKANLARILMQGRLGGTGRLLILPVDQGFEHGPARSFAPNPDAYDPHYHWRLAIDAGLSAFASPLGMIEAGADSFAGAIPTILKVNSANSHAISKDQAVTASVEDALRLGCAAIGFTIYPGSEEQFEMIEELRELAVEAKAHGLAVVVWSYPRGGNLSKEGETAFDVTAYAAHMAALLGAHIIKVKPPAAHIEQPEAAKVYQAEGIDSSSLSARVAHIIQSSFAGRRIVVFSGGAAKGLDGLYEEIRAIRDGGGFGSIIGRNTFQRPRAEALAMLDTIIKIYLNKA, encoded by the coding sequence ATGAAAGTCACCCAACGCGTTCGCAAGATCCTCGCGAATTACGAGAGCGACAATCCCGGCACAAAGGCGAATTTGGCCCGCATTCTGATGCAAGGCCGGCTCGGCGGCACCGGGCGGTTGCTGATTCTGCCGGTCGACCAAGGCTTTGAACATGGCCCGGCACGGAGCTTCGCACCCAATCCCGACGCTTATGACCCGCATTATCACTGGCGCCTCGCCATCGACGCGGGCCTCAGCGCTTTCGCCAGTCCGCTCGGCATGATCGAAGCCGGCGCTGACAGCTTCGCCGGCGCCATCCCGACTATCCTTAAAGTGAATAGTGCCAATTCGCATGCCATCAGCAAGGATCAGGCAGTCACCGCTTCGGTAGAGGATGCGCTGCGTCTAGGCTGCGCCGCGATTGGCTTCACGATATATCCCGGCTCGGAAGAGCAGTTCGAGATGATCGAGGAACTGCGCGAATTGGCGGTGGAAGCCAAGGCGCATGGCCTCGCCGTCGTGGTGTGGTCCTACCCGCGTGGTGGCAACCTCTCCAAGGAAGGCGAGACGGCGTTCGATGTCACCGCCTACGCGGCACATATGGCGGCACTCCTGGGCGCGCATATCATCAAGGTCAAGCCGCCGGCGGCGCATATCGAGCAGCCCGAAGCGGCGAAGGTTTATCAAGCCGAGGGTATCGACAGCAGCAGCCTATCGGCGCGGGTCGCGCATATCATCCAGTCGTCGTTCGCCGGCCGTCGCATCGTCGTCTTTTCAGGTGGCGCTGCGAAGGGGTTGGACGGGCTCTATGAGGAAATCCGCGCCATCCGCGACGGCGGCGGTTTTGGCTCAATTATCGGCCGCAACACGTTTCAGCGGCCGCGCGCCGAAGCCCTGGCGATGCTCGACACGATCA
- a CDS encoding VOC family protein codes for MSDLPSVVSDCELSNSFLSETIQVCVVSRDHKRTMEGLVRLGIGPWRVYHYRDAPGIKDTEYRGEAENFKMTLCLAWTGAMMWEIVQPLEGRTIYNDFLDVHGEGIHHVAFAGREEGGSEMPYGEQIAEFVKRGFPVIQSGLLKDVAQFHYFDTEAATSTTFEIYSLKGRDLPEPDEWFPGPPPK; via the coding sequence ATGTCCGATCTTCCAAGCGTTGTTAGCGATTGCGAGCTTAGCAATTCGTTCCTCAGTGAAACCATTCAAGTATGCGTGGTGAGCCGCGACCATAAGCGCACCATGGAGGGCTTGGTGCGGCTCGGCATCGGCCCGTGGCGGGTCTATCACTACCGCGACGCGCCGGGCATCAAGGACACCGAATATCGCGGCGAGGCGGAAAACTTCAAAATGACGCTGTGCCTCGCTTGGACCGGCGCGATGATGTGGGAAATCGTCCAGCCCCTGGAAGGGCGCACGATCTACAATGATTTTCTCGATGTGCATGGCGAGGGTATCCACCATGTCGCCTTTGCCGGGCGCGAAGAAGGCGGCAGCGAGATGCCGTACGGCGAACAAATCGCCGAATTCGTCAAGCGCGGCTTTCCCGTCATTCAATCGGGCCTCTTAAAAGACGTCGCCCAGTTTCACTATTTCGACACCGAAGCAGCGACCTCGACCACCTTCGAAATATACAGCCTAAAGGGCCGCGACCTGCCCGAGCCCGACGAATGGTTCCCCGGCCCACCGCCAAAGTGA
- a CDS encoding phosphoglycerate kinase yields MRSFRTLDDIEVSGKKVLVRVDLNVPFSEGEVSDTSRIESIAPTLLELASSGARVIVLSHFGRPKGRVTPAMSLEPVVPHLRAALGGREIAFASDCIGVEARRVVDGLGAGDIALLENTRFHAGEEKNDSAFAAALAELGELYVNDAFSAAHRAHASTTALAMLLPAAAGRLMAGELAALESALLTPERPVMAVVGGAKVSTKIDLLTNLVERVEVLAIGGAMANTFLHAAGIDVGASLAEKDLRATADAISAKARETGCRLLLPSDGVVARQFVSGAASEICAIDAIPKDGMILDLGPDTVAAIEEAIKAARTLVWNGPLGAFEIPPFDAATSAAARCAAAATKAGGLLSVAGGGDTVAALRHAGVTADFSYVSMAGGAFLEWLEGKALPGVEALKDQH; encoded by the coding sequence ATGCGTAGCTTCCGCACGCTTGATGATATCGAGGTCAGCGGCAAGAAAGTTCTCGTCCGCGTCGATCTCAACGTGCCGTTCTCGGAGGGCGAGGTCAGCGATACCAGCCGCATCGAGAGCATCGCCCCGACCTTGCTGGAACTCGCATCGAGCGGCGCCCGGGTCATCGTCCTCAGCCATTTTGGCCGACCCAAGGGCCGCGTGACGCCGGCCATGTCGCTCGAACCGGTAGTGCCCCATTTACGCGCGGCTTTGGGCGGGCGCGAAATCGCCTTCGCGTCCGATTGCATTGGGGTGGAGGCACGGCGTGTGGTCGACGGTTTGGGTGCGGGTGATATAGCGCTGCTTGAAAACACCCGCTTTCATGCCGGTGAAGAGAAAAACGATAGCGCGTTTGCCGCGGCCCTGGCCGAATTGGGCGAGCTTTACGTCAATGACGCGTTTTCGGCGGCGCACCGCGCCCATGCGTCGACCACCGCCCTGGCCATGCTGCTACCCGCAGCCGCCGGGCGGCTGATGGCGGGCGAATTGGCGGCGCTGGAAAGCGCGTTGTTAACGCCTGAGCGCCCAGTCATGGCCGTTGTCGGCGGCGCCAAGGTCTCAACCAAAATCGACCTTTTGACCAATCTGGTGGAGCGCGTTGAAGTGCTGGCCATCGGTGGCGCCATGGCCAACACCTTCCTCCACGCCGCCGGTATCGATGTTGGCGCGTCCCTGGCGGAGAAGGATTTGCGCGCCACTGCGGATGCGATCAGCGCCAAGGCCCGGGAAACCGGCTGCCGCCTGTTGCTGCCGAGCGATGGCGTGGTGGCGCGCCAATTCGTCAGCGGCGCGGCGAGCGAAATTTGCGCCATCGACGCCATCCCGAAAGACGGCATGATTCTCGATCTTGGGCCCGACACGGTCGCGGCCATCGAAGAAGCGATTAAGGCGGCACGCACCTTGGTGTGGAACGGCCCGCTTGGCGCGTTCGAAATACCTCCGTTCGACGCTGCCACCAGCGCCGCCGCGCGCTGCGCTGCGGCGGCAACAAAGGCAGGCGGGCTGTTGTCTGTTGCCGGCGGCGGCGATACCGTAGCGGCGCTCCGCCATGCCGGCGTGACGGCGGACTTCAGCTATGTCTCGATGGCCGGCGGGGCCTTTCTAGAGTGGCTGGAGGGCAAAGCGCTGCCCGGTGTCGAGGCATTGAAAGATCAACATTAA